The proteins below come from a single Leptospiraceae bacterium genomic window:
- a CDS encoding AAA family ATPase, which produces MRNWIGWDEYSYEAKNLDNLHRLFSYFLEGGADIKDRNSDEDDEYEESNSYHSGKALIRDSKHLRDLARIISNPKKLEQFERTGEFPRREEEIPDKVKELNQVILELETQRESLTQEELYEISGGSEKLTLISKSKQFFLPVLYKENDKKELYIQGKDTKHFSELFIKNYKKFKNLELKNLNRINIFAGKNNAGKTTLLEAILLLANQNNYRAIFEIIMKRAKHVESTAETFSLVIQALHKLVEIEGNIDGKHTKVSYHSEKEIEDGIVKSNLLKVFSEYNSDRQSVQVQIQAFGYIKELANIGNNRKLVRSVYSSPFSASHSELVEACHSMSLNSFEKNGEKFIAKDKIIGFIQKYVDTKIRYIEMDQKNFKVTHEELDTMFLWEYGEGLQRIFYISLLFAYAENGIVCIDEFENAVYFGLLTKFTELIQYLAVEFNVQVFLTTHSKECVDAFILNDYRTEDISAYTLLPKKDGTVTSFYYSGNDLKGYIEDMNTDVRTFL; this is translated from the coding sequence TTGAGAAATTGGATAGGTTGGGATGAATATAGTTATGAAGCAAAGAATTTAGATAATCTTCATCGTTTGTTTTCTTATTTCCTAGAAGGTGGGGCTGATATTAAAGATAGAAATTCTGATGAAGACGATGAATATGAAGAAAGCAATTCATACCATTCTGGCAAAGCGTTAATTAGAGATTCAAAGCATTTGAGGGACTTAGCAAGGATCATTAGTAACCCCAAAAAATTAGAGCAGTTTGAGAGAACTGGAGAATTTCCTCGACGAGAAGAAGAAATTCCTGACAAAGTAAAAGAATTAAATCAAGTTATTTTAGAATTAGAAACTCAGCGAGAGAGTTTGACTCAAGAAGAGTTATATGAAATTTCTGGTGGCTCTGAAAAACTTACTTTAATCTCAAAGAGTAAACAATTCTTTTTGCCTGTATTGTATAAAGAGAATGATAAAAAAGAATTATACATACAAGGAAAAGATACAAAGCATTTTAGTGAACTATTTATAAAGAATTATAAGAAGTTTAAAAATCTAGAATTAAAAAACCTAAATCGTATCAATATATTTGCTGGAAAAAACAATGCAGGAAAAACTACATTATTGGAAGCAATATTGTTATTAGCCAATCAAAATAACTATCGTGCAATTTTTGAGATTATAATGAAAAGGGCAAAGCATGTAGAATCTACTGCAGAGACTTTTTCATTGGTTATTCAAGCTCTTCATAAACTTGTAGAGATTGAAGGAAACATTGATGGAAAGCACACAAAAGTAAGTTATCATTCAGAAAAAGAAATAGAAGATGGAATTGTTAAATCTAACTTACTGAAAGTATTTTCTGAATACAATTCAGATAGACAATCAGTGCAAGTACAAATTCAAGCATTTGGATATATTAAAGAATTAGCAAATATTGGAAATAATAGAAAGTTAGTTCGCTCTGTTTATTCCAGTCCATTTTCAGCTAGTCATTCTGAATTAGTAGAAGCCTGTCATTCTATGAGTTTAAATTCTTTTGAAAAAAATGGAGAAAAGTTTATTGCGAAAGATAAAATCATTGGATTCATTCAAAAATACGTAGATACAAAAATTCGATACATTGAAATGGATCAAAAAAATTTCAAAGTTACACATGAGGAACTGGATACGATGTTTCTCTGGGAATACGGCGAAGGCTTACAACGAATATTCTACATTTCTCTTTTATTCGCTTATGCAGAGAATGGAATTGTATGTATTGACGAATTTGAAAATGCAGTTTACTTTGGTTTGCTTACAAAATTTACAGAGCTAATTCAATATCTAGCCGTTGAATTTAATGTACAAGTATTTCTCACAACGCATAGTAAGGAGTGTGTGGATGCGTTTATATTGAATGATTATAGAACAGAGGATATTTCGGCTTATACTCTCCTTCCGAAGAAAGATGGAACGGTTACTTCTTTTTATTATTCGGGAAATGATTTAAAAGGATACATTGAAGATATGAATACTGATGTGAGGACGTTTCTATGA